In one Vicia villosa cultivar HV-30 ecotype Madison, WI unplaced genomic scaffold, Vvil1.0 ctg.000236F_1_1_1, whole genome shotgun sequence genomic region, the following are encoded:
- the LOC131625756 gene encoding uncharacterized protein LOC131625756: protein MENVSLWIQKEDLCSDREELSEELESSKSRLSKLIKRSNSHSSIPVNAIQSQISKVFFKGLFFRHGNGLDNRIPKHMVSVDEKYLRRCLELVHNSALKAAQWNTPMSLRGSNIESLSESLNSGKFFHEKFVFDCPVATEIGGVVMNTNDTGEEWSLGSVMESKSMINILNSALLRKFGDSERNENLNRMNFSDAKGLICYDFIDSSSSLSVSSSYNLDKETTPSVQKYGSIPFHKRLASTSSATSTSSDWMSSTSVISQGMIQCTWKQGVPYFIFSADDQKEVYVANLRKVIDSTDRKALDYVYQFHLNKGDRKDREIADEDLPLVGKMNVSTSFTLCPNNNCRVMETEFTLFQNIEVYDNASEYSHPVKNKGLKKKVSKVFRTNPSSKHRTLSKFIGPGGVSESCLWDPYTHGGINLLETNVPPNFEMASIVVKDHLPCNKPQTIGGWGLKFLDKSGANKTASPSESCNKNNDDCSSSMSILVPAGLHGGPRTRNGGPSSLIDRWRSGGHCDCGGWDEGCPLTVLQKKSSKVEVLSTVDTKGECVSVDLVTQGSNDISPALRMVNVHDGLYYIHFHTPLSALQAFSVSVAIIHMQSPTLRPKSVQELS, encoded by the exons ATGGAAAATGTAAGTTTATGGATTCAAAAAGAGGATTTGTGCAGTGATAGGGAAGAGTTATCAGAAGAATTAGAGTCTTCAAAGTCACGTTTAAGCAAGTTGATTAAAAGGTCTAATTCTCATTCATCAATACCTGTAAATGCTATTCAATCACAGATTAGTAAAGTTTTCTTCAAGGGTTTATTTTTTCGACACGGTAATGGACTCGACAACAGGATTCCGAAGCATATGGTAAGTGTCGACGAGAAATATCTTCGTCGTTGTCTCGAATTGGTACATAACTCTGCATTAAAAGCGGCGCAATGGAACACACCGATGAGTTTAAGAGGATCGAACATAGAGAGTTTATCAGAAAGTTTAAATTCGGGTAAATTCTTTCATGAAAAATTTGTTTTTGATTGTCCTGTCGCGACTGAGATCGGGGGAGTAGTTATGAATACTAATGATACTGGAGAAGAGTGGAGTTTAGGTTCGGTAATGGAGAGCAAGAGtatgataaatatattgaatAGTGCTTTGCTTCGGAAATTTGGTGATTCAGAGAGAAATGAGAATTTGaacaggatgaatttttctgatgCGAAAGGATTGATATGCTACGATTTTATCGACTCTTCTAGCAGTTTAAGCGTCTCTTCATCGTATAACCTTGATAAGGAAACAACACCGTCGGTACAAAAGTATGGATCCATTCCTTTTCATAAAAGGCTTGCTTCCACGTCTAGCGCCACCTCTACTTCTTCTGATTGGATGTCGTCGACTTCTGTTATATCTCAGGGGATGATTCAATGTACGTGGAAGCAAGGggttccttattttattttttccgcAGATGATCAAAAAGAGGTCTATGTAGCGAATTTGAGGAAGGTAATAGACTCAACCGATCGTAAGGCTTTGGACTATGTGTATCAGTTTCACTTAAACAAGGGTGATCGGAAGGATCGTGAAATTGCTGACGAGGATTTGCCGCTTGTCGGGAAGATGAATGTATCAACAAGTTTCACTCTTTGTCCGAATAATAATTGTAGAGTAATGGAGACAGAGTTCACGTTATTCCAGAACATTGAAGTTTACGATAACGCATCAGAGTATTCTCATCCAGTGAAGAACAAGGGGCTAAAGAAAAAGGTGTCAAAAGTTTTCAGAACGAATCCATCGTCAAAACACAGAACACTCTCGAAGTTCATCGGACCAGGCGGTGTATCAGAGAGTTGTCTGTGGGATCCATATACTCATGGTGGAATCAATTTATTAGAGACTAATGTTCCTCCGAATTTTGAAATGGCTTCGATTGTTGTAAAAGACCACCTTCCTTGTAATAAACCACAAACAATAGGCGGTTGGGGCTTAAAATTTCTCGACAAATCAGGCGCAAATAAAACCGCGTCGCCATCTGAAAGttgtaataaaaataatgacGACTGTTCATCGAGTATGAGCATTCTCGTTCCAGCAGGCCTTCATGGTGGTCCTAGAACCAGAAATGGCGGCCCGTCCAGTTTGATTGATAGATGGAGATCCGGCGGTCACTGCGACTGCGGTGGTTGGGATGAAGGATGTCCATTGACAGTACTCCAGAAAAAATCTAGCAAAGTGGAAGTTCTGTCTACCGTAGATACCAAAGGCGAGTGCGTGTCAGTTGATTTAGTTACTCAG GGTTCGAACGATATTAGTCCAGCCTTAAGGATGGTAAATGTTCATGACGGTCTATATTATATTCATTTCCATACACCTCTTTCTGCACTTCAGGCTTTCTCCGTTTCCGTGGCTATAATTCATATGCAAAGTCCTACTCTACGGCCAAAAAGTGTGCAGGAACTGTCATAA